The Lactuca sativa cultivar Salinas chromosome 2, Lsat_Salinas_v11, whole genome shotgun sequence genome includes a window with the following:
- the LOC111888742 gene encoding putative F-box protein At1g47790 — MSEYVAFEIQAEIMKRLPVKSLVRFRSVSKPWKSLIDSSEFISGYRVHQPDPQHLLVWYKDPVDTNEKYVTFVDDEAFAQQELAPAVPVLSKFLNDLKTVGSSQGLLCFYGYYQDPSHPRFEFATEMAVLWNPSIRKSICVTVPGESLWSKFVLGFGVCPITNDPTIVKITNVDAYSTTDDDSSPMVEVFTLSRGSWRIPSNNLPKKSIQVTWSQVVIDNFIYWAAFDQYLDDDDDGQIQKNLIVSFDMTTHEFKVINLPKSLAYHGFVRVAQSVSKVRDSLAVLEYITYTDSQSESELQVCDVWIMDHSIPHMFTKLFTIEKECDSIKILGFTKRGEAMMETQDVYEEPASLVVYEPNSKYFNDTGINGERGALFVSLYMETLLLLDQSDCSVL, encoded by the coding sequence ATGTCAGAATACGTCGCTTTCGAAATCCAAGCGGAAATCATGAAAAGACTTCCGGTGAAGTCATTGGTTCGATTCAGATCCGTATCAAAACCATGGAAGTCTTTGATCGACAGCTCAGAGTTTATCTCTGGTTACAGAGTCCACCAACCTGATCCACAACATCTACTTGTATGGTACAAAGATCCAGTAGACACAAACGAAAAGTATGTTACCTTTGTCGATGATGAGGCCTTTGCCCAACAAGAGCTCGCTCCCGCTGTTCCTGTGCTCTCAAAATTCTTAAACGATTTAAAAACGGTGGGTAGCTCTCAGGGATTGCTGTGTTTCTACGGTTATTATCAAGATCCAAGTCATCCTCGTTTTGAATTTGCAACAGAAATGGCTGTTCTTTGGAATCCCTCCATTAGAAAATCAATCTGTGTAACTGTTCCAGGTGAGTCACTTTGGTCAAAATTTGTTCTTGGGTTTGGGGTTTGTCCTATCACTAACGACCCTACCATTGTCAAGATTACAAATGTTGATGCGTATTCTACAACTGATGATGATAGTTCTCCCATGGTTGAAGTTTTTACATTGAGTAGAGGTAGTTGGAGAATTCCATCTAACAATCTGCCTAAGAAATCAATTCAAGTTACATGGTCTCAAGTAGTTATAGATAATTTTATCTATTGGGCTGCTTTTGATCagtatcttgatgatgatgatgatggccaGATACAAAAAAATCTGATTGTTTCATTTGATATGACTACCCATGAATTTAAAGTGATAAATCTACCAAAAAGTTTAGCATACCATGGTTTTGTACGTGTTGCACAATCTGTCTCTAAGGTACGTGACTCTCTTGCTGTGcttgaatacattacatacacTGATTCACAATCAGAAAGTGAACTCCAAGTTTGTGatgtatggattatggatcattcTATTCCTCATATGTTTACAAAGTTGTTCACCATTGAGAAAGAATGTGATTCAATAAAGATTCTGGGATTTACAAAGAGGGGTGAAGCTATGATGGAAACACAAGATGTTTATGAAGAACCAGCCTCACTTGTTGTCTATGAACCCAACTCAAAATACTTCAATGATACAGGGATTAATGGAGAACGTGGTGCATTATTTGTTAGCTTGTATATGGAAACACTACTTCTGCTTGATCAGTCAGATTGTAGTGTCTTGTAG